The DNA segment ggctatAACATCCTTTAAAGTGTAGGACATGATCCTTCCTGATATGCTTCTGGAAAGCTGAAGATGTTCTCTGATGTCTGATAACCACTATTCACACCTGAACACATCTCCCTCACTCTAGGAGGGGATGTTGTTGCAGACTCTGTCACGTGGTGGACAGGAGACAACACCACACTGTCAGCTGGTAGGCAGCTGTGGTTCTGGTTGCACTGGTGTGCCCTGCCTGTGTCTCCCTTTCCTTCGTATACCtctactgttaaaaaaaatctctgccaGAGGACTCAGTACCAATCCTATATTCACATCTAGCTTATCAGCATGCTGGGTGTGCTTTGTACtacgtttttcttttcttttttgaatttcgAATTACTTGGCAAGACTTTCAAATTGAGAGAATTAATGGAAAAGTCTGGAGAACTAATTTTGCTTTGAAATGAGCCCCTTTAGCTACCTTGGACCTTCATTCCTGCCAGGCCACAATCAGCTGGAGCTGAGTGGCAGCTGACCCCTTCAGATGCATATGAGCTCTCCCCTTGGCACAGTCCCCACCATTCCTGATGGTCAAGAAGCATCTATATATGAATCTTCACAGCTCTCTGCTTATCTAACTGATTAATGTTCCCTTTCTGATACATATAGACATCTGAGTTTGCAAACCCTTGTCTAAATTTTGGACTCTTAAGAAGTccctagggccaggcacagtggctcacacctgtaatctcaacactttgggaagccgaggcaggtggatcacctgaggtcaggagttcaagaccagtctggccaacatgatgaaacaccatctttactaaaaatacaaaaattagctgggtgtggtggcgggcgcctgtagtcccagctactcaggaggctgaggcaggaatatcgcttgaccccaggaggcagaggttgcagtaagctgagatcgtgccattgcactccagcctgggtgacaagagtgagactccatctcaaaaaaaaaaaaaaaaagtccctaatACAGTTCTTCTCTTAACTGGCTGTTGGGatatgctttttttcatttccatcctCTACTTCAGCCCCTACTCCATTCCTCTgcccaatctcagctcagctGGCATTAGCATCTGcccaacatttttcttttcttttcttttcctttctttctttctttctttctttctttctttctttctttctttctttctttctttctttctttttctttctctttctttctttttcttctttctttctttctttctttctttcttctttcttctttctttctttctttctttctttctttctttctttctttctttcttctttctttcttctttctttctttctttttgaaagaaaggctattttattaaaaaaaaaaaaagtgtgctctGGGAACAGGGTTAGTCCATTTGGGCCTTCAGTGTCCTGGTGGTGTTTTGTCCTTCTCGGTGCTGTGGATGATGACTCCCATGCCTGACCCTGCATCCCAGTCCACAGCATTCAGCATGGCTTGGGAGATGGTTTCAAACAGGTGTTCTGGATCCATGTTGGGTTCCCAGAGGGACTCGCACATTCCGTACATTTGTTCAGCATAGCTGCCACTGACCACAAAGTCATCAGTCACCATGGGGCAGCCGATGAGTTCTAGAGAGCAATTGAAGGGCTTAAAGGTCTTCAGGTCCAAACCAGCAATTACTGGCTCAGTGTAGTAGGGGCCAAAATGTTTCTCATACAAGAGGTTGGCCATCATGCTCATGAAGGTATGAGGTTTGATCTGCTGACCTTCCTTCAACTCATATAGATTCTGCCGGAACTTGAGGCACTGGGCAACTGTCTGGACGTCAGTGGCAAGCCCGGCCAGACTGATGTACAACCAACCACCCATGGGAAAGATCTCCTGGAAGTCCGTGGTCACCATCTGGGCCTGGA comes from the Symphalangus syndactylus isolate Jambi chromosome 8, NHGRI_mSymSyn1-v2.1_pri, whole genome shotgun sequence genome and includes:
- the LOC129488406 gene encoding proteasome subunit beta type-3-like, which produces MSIMSYNGGAIMAMKGKNGVAIAADRHFGIQAQMVTTDFQEIFPMGGWLYISLAGLATDVQTVAQCLKFRQNLYELKEGQQIKPHTFMSMMANLLYEKHFGPYYTEPVIAGLDLKTFKPFNCSLELIGCPMVTDDFVVSGSYAEQMYGMCESLWEPNMDPEHLFETISQAMLNAVDWDAGSGMGVIIHSTEKDKTPPGH